In the Chloroherpetonaceae bacterium genome, one interval contains:
- a CDS encoding cyclic nucleotide-binding domain-containing protein, which produces MRKIDPSNIPIFEGISPEEMDQIIKYAFIKSFEPGYVLFRENLIVGQIMYVILSGKVDLAKKNAAGEDVVFLTLGPGALLGEMSLFEQQKRSASAIVREYSELLVMPKYNFDRMIQSRPNEAIKILLNFIKILSQRLRDTTNKMIQAQSEAEESHHASPAPAPQAAPQQAPVPMTGVSVPPPSITPDRLAIKSANDKGSEMYVLTAEELASGNLVQIIEEKRRQGLTTDSNVRMLMIRDLVNYYLQLPLEELQLKVREMELRFRSRPK; this is translated from the coding sequence ATGCGAAAAATAGACCCGTCGAACATACCAATTTTTGAAGGGATCTCGCCTGAGGAAATGGACCAAATTATCAAGTATGCCTTTATCAAGAGTTTTGAGCCCGGCTATGTGCTCTTTAGAGAAAATTTAATTGTCGGTCAAATTATGTATGTGATTCTATCAGGCAAGGTAGATTTGGCAAAGAAAAACGCAGCAGGCGAGGATGTGGTCTTTCTTACCTTAGGGCCGGGTGCTTTGTTAGGCGAAATGTCGCTCTTCGAGCAACAGAAGCGTTCTGCCTCTGCTATTGTGCGAGAGTATTCTGAGCTGCTGGTGATGCCGAAGTATAACTTCGACCGGATGATTCAGAGCCGACCGAATGAAGCAATTAAAATTCTACTCAACTTTATCAAAATTCTCTCGCAGCGCTTGCGTGATACCACCAACAAAATGATTCAAGCGCAAAGCGAAGCGGAAGAGAGTCATCATGCGTCACCTGCTCCAGCGCCACAAGCCGCACCACAACAAGCGCCAGTGCCAATGACTGGCGTAAGTGTGCCGCCGCCCAGCATTACGCCTGACCGCTTAGCGATTAAATCAGCAAATGACAAGGGCAGTGAAATGTATGTACTGACAGCCGAAGAGTTGGCAAGTGGCAACCTCGTGCAAATCATTGAAGAAAAGCGCCGGCAGGGACTGACCACCGATAGCAATGTGCGAATGCTGATGATTCGCGACCTTGTTAACTACTACCTGCAACTACCTCTCGAGGAGCTGCAGCTAAAGGTGCGCGAAATGGAGTTGCGCT
- a CDS encoding GNAT family N-acetyltransferase: MLSSLCIVPVQAEHKAPIGALLQETGMFRPDEIAVALELIDETLARNGNLTPEDYHTFVALSAERVVGYVCFGKTPMTTSTFDLYWIAVSPSEQGKGIGQRLFEFACQRIQEMGGRLLVIETASQPKYAPTRQFYERMGCTEVARIKDFYSLGDDKLIYTKSL; encoded by the coding sequence ATGCTTTCATCGCTTTGCATTGTCCCAGTTCAGGCTGAACACAAAGCGCCGATTGGCGCACTGCTGCAAGAGACTGGCATGTTTCGGCCCGATGAAATTGCCGTTGCACTTGAACTGATTGATGAGACGCTTGCCCGCAATGGAAACCTTACGCCTGAAGATTACCACACTTTTGTGGCTCTTAGTGCCGAGCGTGTAGTAGGCTATGTGTGTTTTGGCAAAACACCGATGACCACTTCTACTTTTGACCTTTACTGGATTGCTGTGTCCCCGTCCGAGCAAGGCAAAGGCATTGGTCAGAGACTATTTGAATTTGCTTGCCAACGTATTCAAGAGATGGGTGGGCGACTGCTTGTAATTGAGACTGCCTCTCAGCCAAAATATGCGCCCACGCGTCAGTTTTATGAACGAATGGGCTGCACAGAAGTAGCCCGAATTAAAGACTTTTACAGCCTTGGAGACGACAAACTCATCTACACAAAATCACTCTAA